One region of Dokdonia sp. 4H-3-7-5 genomic DNA includes:
- a CDS encoding SDR family NAD(P)-dependent oxidoreductase produces MQDISSLKPVVITDEGGPLTLAVKTKLENEGHQVIVLQFNAIKKNTSIKDGISIAEINDQNIKNAVDTILANNEIGAFIYLHPHFTFSGHNFTQHFAIERTLLKATFLLAKHLQAPLNTTSKTQRTAFMTVSRLDGKFGMDKRSDISIIAGGLSGLTKCMNLEWSPVFCRAIDAQPELSPEEIATNLFLELHDADVRYVDVAINETGRMTYKVTPNEVAATDDYQQTVTDKDVFLVAGGGRGVTATCIKEMNAAFKTKFILLGRSSLDFELPAYALTENNPAKLKNAIMQDLKASGEKVSIKGLNSLFNKYVAKKEIEETIATIKAAGGDAVYVAGDVTNLTIKPELLKIEKQWGKITGIIHGAGRLADKLIQDKTEEIFDNVTSVKLDGLLNLLKMVNINELKHLIMFSSVAGFFGNVGQSDYAMANEILSTAAHLFSTNHPNTKVTAINWGAWEGGMVSPELQKMFEKAGVSLVNHPGGAARFVQELNGAYDNQSQVIIGGTLPAGISDISGDLKTHTIQRNLSLKENAFLQHHVIQGSPVLPMVNATAWMADSCVKLFPDYKLASIEDVKLFKGIVFDGTEKEVYFTKVKEQLKTVDTIVCEVSVYSKGAKLPLNHYRATVTLSRKRTEKPTFKTPKLVENKIDGATFYKDGSLFHGAFYQGIEEVIAMDESQVLLKCKAPAVSYEDQGQFPSTSLNAFFLDIQYQGMVVWVQKYHNGANSLPLQTLKGMVYGEIQANKSYYVHIKIQENTETKMIADCTVYDDNEDVILFTEGAGLTVSRELVW; encoded by the coding sequence GTGCAAGATATTTCTTCTTTAAAACCTGTTGTCATAACAGATGAAGGAGGTCCTTTGACACTTGCTGTAAAAACTAAATTAGAGAACGAAGGACATCAAGTTATTGTACTTCAATTTAACGCAATCAAAAAGAATACGTCCATTAAAGATGGAATTTCGATTGCCGAAATAAACGATCAAAATATTAAGAACGCTGTAGATACCATCTTAGCCAACAATGAAATTGGCGCTTTTATTTATTTACACCCACATTTCACCTTTTCTGGTCATAATTTCACACAACATTTTGCGATAGAACGCACCTTATTAAAAGCCACATTCTTATTGGCAAAGCATTTACAAGCTCCATTAAATACAACGAGCAAAACACAGCGCACAGCCTTTATGACGGTTTCTCGTTTAGATGGAAAATTTGGGATGGATAAACGTTCAGATATTTCTATCATCGCAGGCGGATTATCAGGATTAACTAAGTGTATGAACTTAGAATGGTCTCCTGTTTTTTGTAGAGCCATTGATGCTCAGCCTGAATTGTCCCCAGAAGAAATTGCTACGAATTTATTTTTAGAATTACACGATGCAGATGTTCGTTATGTAGATGTAGCCATTAATGAAACAGGAAGAATGACCTATAAGGTTACACCTAATGAAGTTGCTGCGACAGATGATTACCAACAAACGGTGACAGATAAAGATGTTTTCTTAGTCGCTGGAGGCGGTAGAGGTGTTACGGCAACCTGTATCAAGGAGATGAACGCAGCTTTTAAAACTAAATTTATCTTGTTGGGAAGATCTTCCTTAGATTTTGAATTGCCAGCGTATGCGTTAACCGAAAACAATCCTGCCAAGCTTAAGAACGCGATTATGCAGGATCTGAAAGCTAGCGGAGAGAAAGTTTCTATTAAAGGATTAAATAGTCTATTCAATAAATATGTTGCCAAAAAAGAAATAGAAGAAACTATTGCTACAATCAAAGCAGCTGGTGGAGATGCAGTATATGTAGCTGGTGATGTGACAAACTTAACCATCAAGCCAGAATTGCTAAAGATTGAAAAGCAATGGGGTAAAATCACAGGCATCATACACGGTGCTGGCCGACTGGCAGATAAACTCATTCAAGATAAAACAGAAGAAATTTTTGACAATGTCACTTCCGTGAAATTGGACGGTTTATTAAACCTTCTAAAAATGGTTAATATCAATGAATTGAAACATCTCATTATGTTCTCCTCTGTTGCTGGTTTTTTTGGAAACGTAGGGCAGTCTGATTATGCAATGGCAAATGAAATTTTAAGTACCGCCGCACATTTATTTAGTACAAACCACCCTAACACTAAAGTTACCGCAATAAACTGGGGAGCTTGGGAAGGCGGAATGGTAAGTCCAGAGCTACAAAAAATGTTTGAAAAGGCTGGTGTTTCTCTAGTAAATCACCCTGGAGGCGCTGCTCGTTTTGTGCAAGAATTAAACGGAGCATATGATAACCAATCTCAAGTGATTATCGGCGGTACATTACCAGCTGGTATTTCAGATATTTCTGGAGATCTAAAAACGCATACGATTCAAAGAAACTTGAGTCTCAAAGAGAATGCGTTTTTACAACATCACGTAATTCAGGGAAGTCCTGTATTACCTATGGTAAATGCTACGGCTTGGATGGCAGATTCTTGTGTGAAACTATTTCCAGATTATAAACTGGCAAGCATAGAAGATGTAAAACTTTTCAAAGGAATTGTTTTTGACGGGACTGAAAAAGAGGTGTATTTCACGAAAGTGAAAGAACAATTAAAAACAGTAGACACCATCGTCTGTGAAGTAAGCGTGTACAGTAAAGGAGCAAAACTACCACTCAATCATTATAGAGCTACAGTTACGCTTTCGCGAAAGCGTACTGAAAAACCAACATTCAAAACACCAAAACTAGTTGAGAATAAAATAGACGGAGCTACTTTTTATAAAGATGGTTCGTTATTCCACGGTGCATTTTACCAAGGCATAGAGGAGGTTATTGCGATGGATGAATCGCAGGTATTATTAAAATGTAAAGCTCCAGCGGTTTCTTATGAAGATCAAGGTCAGTTCCCTAGTACGAGTTTGAATGCATTCTTCTTAGATATTCAATATCAAGGAATGGTGGTTTGGGTACAAAAATATCATAATGGCGCTAATAGCCTGCCATTACAGACTTTGAAAGGGATGGTGTATGGAGAAATTCAAGCTAATAAAAGTTACTACGTACACATAAAAATTCAAGAAAACACGGAGACGAAAATGATTGCAGACTGTACCGTTTATGACGATAACGAAGATGTTATTTTGTTTACGGAAGGTGCCGGATTAACTGTTTCAAGAGAATTAGTTTGGTAA
- a CDS encoding type I polyketide synthase yields MDTINSSLKKTPVAIIGLSAMFADAINVEQFWNNIISQKDSIVDVPASRWKIEDYYDADPMVADKTYCKKGGFIPDVDFNPMEFGLPPNILEVTDASQLLALIAARDAFEDAGYGRESDKFTALLKEKTGVILGVGGGQKLITPLTSRLQAPIWEAALRSSGISDTDIPHIVDKMKKAYIGWNENSFPGMLGNVISGRITNRFDLGGINSVVDAACAASLSAVKMAVSELIEGRCDMMLTGGVDTDNSPFMYMSFSKTPAFSRKGSIRPFDTDSDGMLIGEGVGMLVLKRLEDAERDGDRIYGLLTGVGSSSDGRYKSVYAPRPQGQALAMQRAYDEAGYDASTVRLIEGHGTATGAGDAAEFESMSMVFGKNNATKNNIGIGSVKSQVGHTKAAAGAAGMIKAALALYHKVLPGTINVTKPHDKFGIENSPFYVNSETRPWFKNGVPRRAGLSAFGFGGVNVHFAMEEYEKKNSFTDRIHQSFHSIYIKGANTEDLLTLLKNAHTSLNSKEGNTAFYNLKEISKEGTAEQSEARLGFVAESLVDCISKLEIAIKQLESNKNAWSHPRGVFFRPNGISSTTKVASLFSGQGSQYANMAKEATSSFERIQQTIADFDAKKGYDLANKIYPKPVFTEEDKAILEKNITNTEFAQPAIGAISLGYYNVFKDAGFISDMVAGHSFGELTALCASGVISQDDYMTLAIARGNAMAGKNTSGDAGTMLAVKASASEIEPLITAIPDVSIANINSSSQIVLGGTTEGITKAKTLLDSKNYRSILLPVSAAFHTDCVGHAQKPFEKSIETIEFTSPTIPVYSNSTGNSYPTDPSEIKKILGQHILNSVDFKSEIENMYAAGARVFVEFGPKSILTNLVKDILADKEHFVVTTNAKATKDSDLQIREAAIQLQVLGCKLNAIDRNARQEKKPVTEPKVAVKIAGNNYVSPATQKAYKDVLNNGFKVSCATDIIKTEEDIKEIEVISEVINAVPTYTSEEDPTDQETEEDMMVDVIKSAIEGIKENQSKTLDMFQTILMEQNKQTAQLLNLLSGNFAPDENILEAPTAPLSIDTPAPEAAVTKPIVTPIAVQPSVEKNVATPTPSSVSETAAPATSNSEMLDLMLSVVADKTGYPAEMLELSMDMEADLGIDSIKRVEIFGAITEQSDKLSNINPNDLTELRTLQEIVNYISAKAGISTTATPVSPTIKEVVAAPVTVPVAQATPTAGNSEMLDLMLSVVADKTGYPAEMLELSMDMEADLGIDSIKRVEIFGAITEQSDKLSDINPNDLTELRTLQEIVDYISAKAGIRTTATPVAQRAKEVVTAPVAAPAAQTTTTTSSNSEMLDLMLSVVADKTGYPAEMLELSMDMEADLGIDSIKRVEIFGAITEQSDKLSDINPNDLTELRTLQEIVDYISVKAGISTTAATVETAVTASPEVVGTDLFSTPIVETAAPNEGNSEMLDLMLSVVADKTGYPSEMLELSMDMEADLGIDSIKRVEIFGAITEQSDKLSDINPNDLTELRTLQEIVDYISAKAGISSKKKSLSLA; encoded by the coding sequence ATGGACACTATTAATAGTTCACTCAAAAAAACGCCTGTAGCAATTATTGGCTTATCTGCTATGTTTGCAGATGCAATAAATGTAGAGCAGTTTTGGAATAATATTATAAGTCAAAAAGATAGTATAGTAGATGTTCCTGCATCGCGTTGGAAAATAGAAGATTATTACGATGCAGATCCTATGGTTGCAGATAAAACATACTGCAAAAAAGGTGGTTTTATTCCCGATGTAGACTTTAATCCAATGGAATTTGGATTGCCTCCTAATATTTTGGAAGTAACAGATGCCTCTCAATTACTAGCTTTAATAGCTGCTAGAGATGCATTTGAGGATGCGGGTTATGGTAGAGAATCTGATAAGTTTACAGCGTTATTAAAAGAAAAAACAGGAGTAATTCTCGGTGTAGGTGGTGGACAAAAATTGATTACCCCACTTACTTCTAGATTACAAGCTCCTATTTGGGAAGCTGCTTTGAGAAGTAGTGGAATAAGCGATACAGACATTCCTCACATTGTAGATAAAATGAAGAAAGCATATATAGGATGGAATGAAAATTCTTTTCCAGGTATGTTAGGTAACGTTATTTCTGGCCGTATTACAAATCGTTTTGATCTAGGAGGTATTAACTCTGTAGTAGATGCTGCTTGTGCCGCCTCGCTTTCAGCTGTAAAAATGGCTGTTTCTGAGTTAATAGAAGGAAGATGTGATATGATGTTAACAGGAGGGGTCGATACAGACAATTCTCCTTTTATGTACATGTCGTTTTCTAAAACGCCAGCATTCTCTCGTAAGGGAAGTATTCGTCCATTTGATACAGACTCTGATGGTATGTTAATAGGCGAAGGTGTAGGAATGCTTGTCTTAAAAAGATTAGAAGATGCAGAGCGTGATGGAGATAGAATTTATGGTTTACTTACTGGTGTAGGTTCTTCTAGTGACGGTCGCTATAAATCGGTTTACGCTCCCCGTCCACAAGGACAAGCGCTAGCTATGCAACGCGCCTATGATGAAGCAGGTTATGATGCCTCTACCGTAAGACTAATAGAAGGTCATGGTACTGCTACTGGAGCTGGTGATGCTGCAGAATTTGAGTCTATGTCAATGGTTTTTGGTAAAAACAATGCGACAAAAAATAATATTGGGATAGGCTCTGTAAAATCACAAGTAGGACATACCAAAGCTGCTGCAGGTGCAGCCGGAATGATTAAAGCAGCCTTAGCGCTATATCATAAAGTTTTACCTGGCACCATAAATGTTACAAAGCCGCATGACAAATTTGGAATAGAAAACTCTCCTTTTTACGTAAATTCAGAAACAAGACCTTGGTTTAAAAATGGGGTTCCTCGTAGAGCGGGATTGTCTGCTTTTGGCTTTGGTGGTGTTAATGTCCATTTTGCAATGGAGGAATATGAAAAGAAAAATTCTTTTACAGATAGAATACATCAATCTTTTCATAGTATATACATTAAAGGAGCGAATACAGAAGACTTATTAACGCTTCTTAAAAATGCTCATACTTCCTTAAATAGCAAAGAAGGAAACACTGCATTTTACAATTTAAAAGAAATTTCAAAGGAAGGCACAGCAGAACAAAGTGAAGCTCGTTTAGGCTTTGTAGCCGAGTCTCTAGTTGATTGTATATCAAAACTAGAAATTGCAATCAAACAATTAGAAAGCAATAAGAATGCTTGGTCTCACCCTAGAGGCGTGTTCTTTAGACCTAATGGAATTTCAAGCACTACAAAAGTTGCGTCATTATTCTCAGGTCAAGGTTCGCAGTATGCAAACATGGCAAAAGAAGCTACCAGTAGTTTTGAAAGGATACAACAAACCATTGCAGATTTTGATGCCAAAAAAGGATATGATTTAGCAAATAAAATATATCCAAAACCTGTATTCACAGAAGAGGATAAAGCTATTTTAGAAAAAAACATTACTAATACTGAGTTTGCACAACCCGCAATCGGGGCTATTAGTTTAGGGTACTACAATGTATTCAAAGATGCCGGTTTTATAAGTGATATGGTCGCTGGACATAGTTTTGGTGAACTTACAGCTCTTTGTGCTTCTGGAGTTATAAGTCAAGATGATTATATGACGCTTGCTATCGCACGTGGAAATGCCATGGCAGGTAAAAATACAAGTGGTGACGCGGGTACAATGCTAGCTGTAAAAGCTTCGGCTTCAGAAATCGAACCTTTGATTACCGCTATACCAGATGTTTCTATTGCCAATATCAACTCTTCGAGTCAAATAGTATTAGGAGGAACCACAGAAGGTATTACTAAAGCTAAGACACTATTAGATAGTAAAAATTACCGCTCTATCTTATTACCTGTTTCTGCAGCCTTCCACACAGATTGTGTAGGTCATGCTCAAAAACCATTTGAAAAAAGTATAGAGACTATAGAATTTACTAGCCCTACCATTCCGGTATACTCAAATTCTACTGGAAATTCTTATCCAACTGATCCAAGTGAGATAAAGAAAATTTTAGGGCAGCATATTTTAAATTCAGTTGACTTTAAGAGCGAGATCGAAAATATGTATGCTGCAGGAGCGAGGGTTTTTGTTGAGTTTGGACCTAAGTCTATTCTTACAAACCTGGTAAAAGATATACTGGCAGACAAAGAGCATTTTGTAGTTACTACAAATGCAAAAGCAACAAAAGACAGTGACTTACAAATCAGAGAAGCAGCAATACAGCTACAAGTACTAGGGTGTAAATTAAATGCAATTGATCGCAATGCTCGTCAAGAAAAGAAGCCTGTAACTGAGCCTAAAGTAGCCGTTAAAATTGCAGGGAATAACTATGTGAGTCCAGCAACGCAAAAAGCCTATAAAGATGTGTTGAATAACGGGTTCAAAGTAAGTTGCGCCACAGATATTATTAAAACTGAAGAAGATATTAAGGAAATAGAAGTTATCTCAGAAGTGATAAACGCAGTTCCTACATACACAAGTGAAGAAGATCCTACAGACCAAGAAACAGAAGAAGATATGATGGTAGATGTTATTAAAAGTGCCATAGAAGGCATCAAAGAGAATCAATCTAAAACATTAGATATGTTCCAAACTATCTTGATGGAACAAAATAAACAAACCGCACAATTACTAAACTTATTATCTGGAAACTTTGCCCCAGATGAAAATATTCTAGAAGCTCCTACAGCTCCATTATCTATTGACACTCCAGCTCCTGAAGCTGCTGTGACAAAACCGATTGTGACTCCTATTGCTGTGCAGCCTAGTGTAGAAAAGAATGTTGCAACCCCTACTCCTTCTAGTGTATCTGAAACTGCTGCTCCTGCCACTAGTAACTCAGAAATGCTAGATCTTATGCTAAGCGTTGTAGCAGACAAAACAGGATATCCTGCAGAAATGTTAGAACTAAGCATGGATATGGAAGCAGATCTAGGCATCGATTCTATTAAACGTGTGGAGATTTTTGGAGCAATTACTGAGCAATCTGATAAGCTTTCAAACATCAATCCTAATGACTTAACTGAGCTTAGAACATTACAAGAAATTGTAAACTATATCTCTGCAAAAGCAGGAATAAGTACAACAGCAACTCCAGTTTCTCCAACTATAAAGGAAGTAGTCGCAGCTCCTGTTACTGTTCCAGTAGCACAAGCGACACCAACCGCTGGAAACTCGGAAATGCTAGACCTTATGTTAAGCGTTGTAGCTGACAAAACTGGATATCCTGCAGAGATGTTAGAATTAAGCATGGATATGGAAGCAGATCTAGGGATCGATTCTATTAAACGTGTGGAGATTTTTGGAGCGATTACCGAGCAATCAGATAAACTATCAGACATCAACCCTAATGACTTAACAGAGCTTAGAACACTGCAAGAGATTGTAGATTATATCTCTGCAAAAGCAGGAATACGTACAACCGCAACTCCAGTTGCACAAAGGGCAAAAGAGGTTGTTACCGCTCCTGTTGCCGCTCCTGCAGCACAAACGACAACAACAACTTCTAGCAACTCAGAAATGCTAGACCTTATGTTAAGCGTTGTAGCAGATAAAACGGGATATCCAGCAGAAATGCTAGAACTAAGCATGGATATGGAAGCAGATCTCGGGATCGATTCTATAAAACGTGTGGAAATATTTGGAGCAATCACAGAACAGTCAGATAAACTATCAGACATCAATCCGAACGACTTAACAGAGCTTAGAACATTACAAGAAATTGTAGATTATATCTCTGTAAAAGCAGGAATAAGCACAACGGCTGCAACAGTTGAAACAGCAGTCACAGCTTCTCCAGAAGTTGTTGGCACCGATTTATTCTCTACTCCTATTGTTGAGACAGCAGCTCCTAACGAGGGTAATTCAGAAATGCTAGACTTGATGTTAAGCGTAGTCGCAGATAAAACAGGATATCCATCAGAGATGTTAGAATTAAGCATGGATATGGAAGCAGATCTAGGGATCGATTCTATTAAACGTGTGGAGATATTTGGAGCGATTACAGAGCAATCTGACAAGCTATCAGACATTAACCCTAACGACTTAACAGAGCTTAGAACCTTACAAGAAATTGTTGACTACATCTCTGCAAAAGCTGGTATTTCAAGTAAAAAAAAAAGCCTGAGCCTAGCGTAA
- a CDS encoding TetR/AcrR family transcriptional regulator: MITREHIIEITTQLYLKNGVKSVTMADISKELSTSKRTIYNHFIDKTDLMQACVEQYLAGIRTKNDDIINTSSSAIEAMGMIQQQILKRADYSNANFYKEVLKYYPSILKDSYKKNAEFAFRELLYLSKWGVKDGLFRKDLDPEVTMATVQTLLKLCNNNKVFPSEHFSKARLTEGIMVAYLRGLCTDKGLLEVEKQKHLYLTIE; the protein is encoded by the coding sequence ATGATTACCAGGGAACATATCATAGAGATAACAACTCAACTATATTTAAAAAATGGAGTAAAATCTGTAACCATGGCAGATATCAGTAAGGAGTTGAGTACCTCTAAGCGTACTATCTATAATCACTTTATAGACAAAACTGATTTAATGCAAGCTTGTGTAGAGCAATATCTTGCAGGAATCAGAACTAAAAATGACGATATCATTAATACCTCTAGCTCTGCTATTGAAGCAATGGGTATGATTCAGCAACAGATTTTAAAAAGAGCAGATTACAGCAACGCTAACTTTTATAAAGAGGTACTTAAATATTACCCTAGTATATTAAAAGACTCCTATAAAAAGAATGCAGAGTTTGCTTTTCGAGAGTTACTCTATTTATCTAAATGGGGTGTAAAAGATGGGTTATTCAGGAAAGACTTGGACCCAGAAGTTACGATGGCTACGGTTCAAACTCTTTTGAAATTATGTAATAACAACAAAGTCTTTCCATCAGAACATTTTTCTAAAGCTAGACTTACCGAAGGTATTATGGTTGCTTACTTGAGAGGATTATGTACTGACAAAGGTCTTTTGGAAGTTGAAAAACAAAAGCATCTTTACTTAACTATAGAATAA
- a CDS encoding 4'-phosphopantetheinyl transferase family protein, protein MGEIWIVNFSNNSQQFIDEELLKNLPESTVNRALRYLNKESFLSFITGRLLLKKAISESEYSSFSIENITYSDKGKPSFTNVNFSISHSNGYVVLIFGTVFQVGIDIEKRKDIDLKLFKYLFTDLEWSDIKEDNNPLDRFYWYWVRKEALLKAVGCSLKEIKKLFVFEKHGIYNNERFYFEVFNFHSDYNGIVAMEKELFLKVRCVELEELLN, encoded by the coding sequence ATGGGAGAAATTTGGATCGTTAATTTTTCTAATAACAGTCAGCAATTCATCGATGAGGAATTATTAAAAAATTTACCTGAGTCCACAGTCAATAGGGCATTAAGGTATCTCAATAAGGAAAGTTTCTTAAGCTTTATAACGGGAAGATTACTATTGAAAAAAGCAATTTCAGAAAGTGAATATTCAAGTTTTTCAATAGAAAATATCACGTATTCTGATAAGGGAAAACCAAGTTTCACTAATGTCAATTTTTCAATATCGCATAGTAATGGGTACGTAGTTTTAATTTTTGGTACCGTTTTTCAGGTGGGCATCGACATTGAGAAGAGGAAGGATATAGATTTAAAGTTATTTAAATATCTCTTCACGGATTTAGAGTGGAGCGATATTAAAGAAGATAATAATCCATTAGATAGATTCTATTGGTATTGGGTAAGGAAAGAAGCTTTACTCAAAGCAGTAGGTTGTAGTTTGAAGGAAATAAAGAAACTTTTCGTTTTTGAAAAACACGGTATCTATAATAACGAACGATTTTATTTTGAAGTCTTCAATTTTCATTCTGATTATAATGGTATAGTTGCAATGGAGAAAGAACTATTCCTAAAAGTTAGATGTGTTGAATTAGAAGAGTTATTAAATTAA
- a CDS encoding adenine phosphoribosyltransferase yields the protein MQISDYIRDIQDFPKEGITFKDITPLLGDANAFAKAEEILYTLVPEINIDVVVGIEARGFFFGTLLAKRLNAGFIPVRKPNKLPSEKISQEYALEYGTDILEMHSDAIKSGDKVLLHDDVLATGGTAAAVVALIEKLGGEVVQCNFLIELDFLNGRDKLVGRHVAAAITY from the coding sequence ATGCAAATTTCAGATTACATAAGAGATATTCAAGATTTTCCTAAAGAAGGAATTACGTTTAAAGATATTACCCCATTGTTGGGTGATGCAAACGCTTTCGCGAAAGCGGAAGAGATTTTATATACACTCGTTCCAGAAATTAATATTGATGTAGTAGTAGGGATTGAGGCAAGAGGTTTCTTCTTTGGTACGTTGCTCGCCAAAAGACTTAATGCTGGTTTCATACCCGTAAGGAAGCCTAATAAACTACCATCAGAAAAAATATCACAAGAGTACGCCTTAGAATACGGTACAGATATTCTTGAGATGCATAGTGATGCTATCAAATCTGGAGATAAAGTATTATTACATGATGATGTGTTGGCTACAGGAGGAACAGCCGCTGCCGTAGTAGCACTTATAGAAAAATTAGGGGGAGAAGTAGTACAGTGTAACTTTCTTATCGAGCTAGACTTTTTAAATGGTAGAGATAAACTAGTTGGAAGGCACGTAGCAGCCGCAATTACTTATTAA